A part of Aegilops tauschii subsp. strangulata cultivar AL8/78 chromosome 2, Aet v6.0, whole genome shotgun sequence genomic DNA contains:
- the LOC141041891 gene encoding tau-cadinol synthase-like: MPKGALEWALGYPDVVMACAKIGRLMNDLAASSKPRDNRDVANCVECYAGEHKVTEEVAFAAIDSMIEDEWRTTNQARFQHGRELLPAVQRVVNCTLSWPVYYGDRKDAFTFSSHLEDIIKRLFVKPIPI; the protein is encoded by the exons ATGCCCAAGGGAGCACTGGAGTGGGCACTTGGATACCCTGATGTCGTCATGGCATGCGCCAAGATTGGGCGCCTAATGAACGACCTTGCTGCTTCATCCAAA CCCCGGGACAACAGGGACGTGGCCAACTGCGTGGAGTGCTACGCCGGTGAGCACAAGGTCACCGAAGAGGTCGCCTTTGCTGCCATCGACTCGATGATAGAAGATGAGTGGAGGACCACCAACCAAGCTCGATTCCAACATGGCCGTGAGCTGCTGCCTGCGGTGCAACGGGTCGTCAACTGCACTCTCAGTTGGCCGGTGTACTACGGTGATAGGAAAGATGCCTTCACCTTCAGCTCGCATCTTGAAGACATCATCAAGCGCCTCTTTGTCAAGCCCATTCCCATCTAG